In the Haloferula helveola genome, one interval contains:
- a CDS encoding GDSL-type esterase/lipase family protein → MMPPKKRLMTPALALFALAFAPLRAAEPMPWENPAYETTIRATQAESRPGPDEAPKSWNLWMKHHEDRKRWCTEKPVDLLMVGDSIVFQWSRRGKKVWDEFYGDRNAVNIGSSGDRTYHMLWHFQHGGLDGMKERNPKLVVVMIGTNNRGIPELHGYDTAYGILALLKEIHAKLPESKILLMPIFPRGDTPGDQGRMRNEEINKIIHGYVDNQTVHWLDIGHVFLDENGTLNRDLMPDRLHPNEEGYRAWAKAMEPTIRKLLGETETE, encoded by the coding sequence ATGATGCCACCCAAGAAACGCCTGATGACTCCCGCGCTGGCCCTGTTCGCTCTCGCATTCGCTCCGCTCCGCGCAGCCGAGCCGATGCCATGGGAGAACCCCGCCTACGAGACCACCATCCGCGCGACCCAGGCCGAGTCTCGCCCTGGTCCTGACGAGGCCCCGAAGAGCTGGAACCTGTGGATGAAGCATCACGAGGACCGCAAGCGCTGGTGCACCGAGAAACCGGTCGACCTGCTGATGGTCGGCGATTCGATCGTCTTCCAGTGGTCCCGCCGCGGAAAGAAGGTGTGGGACGAGTTCTACGGCGACCGCAATGCTGTGAACATCGGGTCGAGTGGCGACCGGACTTACCACATGCTCTGGCATTTCCAGCATGGCGGCCTCGACGGCATGAAGGAGCGTAATCCGAAGCTTGTGGTGGTAATGATCGGCACCAACAACCGCGGGATACCCGAACTGCACGGCTACGACACCGCCTACGGCATCCTCGCCCTGCTCAAGGAGATCCACGCCAAGCTTCCGGAGTCGAAGATCCTCCTGATGCCGATATTCCCCCGAGGCGACACACCCGGGGACCAGGGCCGGATGCGCAACGAGGAAATCAACAAGATCATCCATGGCTACGTCGACAACCAGACGGTCCACTGGCTCGACATCGGACACGTCTTTCTCGACGAGAATGGCACGCTGAACCGCGACCTGATGCCCGACCGGTTGCACCCGAACGAGGAAGGCTACCGTGCCTGGGCGAAGGCGATGGAACCCACTATCCGCAAGCTTCTCGGAGAAACGGAGACCGAGTGA
- a CDS encoding Ig-like domain-containing protein, whose amino-acid sequence MRSRYPLSLALLGLAAALPAQAEIYTLPDIVRPSGEGVVDIHYNFNPNSGWSGTPPNAISDEESVYLRFTVSWTAAANIGSFQVGYNAGDNGSAGRWDVRTEGSGFSFYTANASSDLDGPNGPGTAKPGIDAVDTNTITSATFVLKADQVQAGISPADYPDQNNSLKDRWYADFTTPGAQDEACGFLYINPNLGAPESGQTTKWAAWRSGNASYQSVSFRTDTADTDLTFSNIAIYTGDDTPFATSTGIVDAGTSTVSASPSAVPADDTTTSTVTVTLKDAGGTPVSGKEVSLSGDASATIATSDNISDASGVVSFTVKSGAVGTETFTATDVTDSNLVITETASVDFEEVVMVGPVDAGNSSVVASPTDVPANGVTPSTVTVTLRDASGLLVVGEDVTLSGTPSGATISPSPTLATDVNGEAAFTVSSGTIGSVDFSATSSTDNITVTQTAAVNFTDPQDAESFNVNFLDEGQADSTGLVGVVGDPGETWNQGTTSVSSLVDTTGTVTSSVSVSGLGGDGRTLNADLNLFDGVRNLFGKGDDVTISITGLTPDAAYDIYIYSLSHNASPWGDITNSERGAGDFVTTNTVLGNGQSQFLDNATPGTSDDVFVPNGNYVSFESIVADGSGDISILVDAYDGDGDRGSASTRLHVNALQIRPASGMSADYTAWRDAYYPGLGLPDEDDDGDKLSNDYERTFGLDPTDGTSSNPYSAPFDPATGSFGYSRRTPSLANMNYKVWYTTDLETWLEDNAAYQAVSSASDDVELTDVTIDPNLLAEPRLFIQVRSTAVTGVDPEPSLVNLWGSGNTITLLFSEPMNASSASNPSNYSVTQDGVGDLSVTGATISSDGGSVTLTLGSTLGIDTGYTVDIDGVTSGTGQSLGLVNRQFTTWDDDPTGIKVFILAGQSNMVGFGNVEDGNTGPGALGSLRYLAVNNGSYPEYDYTSLLDDPGQPATSTFRNRSDVKVWWREGGNGNLGGPISKGDLGPPYKGRDSGKIGPEFGFGQILGDFYPSNDVLVIKCAWGGRDLAEKFRPPSAVADRGGQVGDFYSAIIDYTREVLTNLGTEFPEWSGQGYEIVGFGWHQGYNDRISGPFSAEYKDNLPDLVEDLRTVFNKPNMPFVVASTGMATGPAEAPPYTGYSEVERAQLWVAGVTQPAAVLSTDTRPFWRDPADSPATSGQGFHWNHNAETLFLIGKAMGDNMVTLLTP is encoded by the coding sequence ATGAGATCCAGATACCCGCTTTCCCTCGCCCTGCTCGGCCTTGCCGCCGCGCTCCCGGCCCAGGCCGAGATCTACACGCTGCCCGACATCGTCCGCCCGTCCGGCGAAGGAGTCGTGGACATCCACTACAACTTCAATCCGAACAGCGGCTGGTCCGGAACGCCGCCGAACGCGATATCCGACGAGGAGTCGGTCTACCTGAGGTTCACCGTATCGTGGACCGCGGCCGCCAACATCGGATCCTTCCAAGTCGGATACAATGCCGGTGACAACGGCAGCGCCGGGCGATGGGACGTGCGAACCGAGGGATCCGGATTCTCTTTCTACACGGCCAACGCAAGCAGCGACCTCGACGGCCCCAACGGTCCGGGCACAGCCAAGCCAGGCATTGATGCCGTAGACACGAACACGATCACCTCCGCTACATTCGTCCTCAAGGCCGATCAGGTGCAGGCCGGCATTTCGCCCGCCGACTACCCCGACCAGAACAACTCGCTGAAGGATCGGTGGTATGCCGACTTCACAACTCCGGGAGCCCAGGACGAAGCCTGCGGATTTCTCTACATCAATCCGAATCTGGGCGCGCCGGAGTCAGGCCAGACCACCAAGTGGGCGGCGTGGCGTAGCGGAAACGCGTCCTATCAGAGCGTCTCTTTCCGAACCGACACAGCCGACACCGATCTGACCTTCTCGAACATCGCGATCTACACCGGCGATGACACCCCGTTCGCGACCTCGACCGGCATCGTCGACGCCGGGACTTCGACCGTTTCGGCATCGCCGTCAGCGGTGCCGGCCGACGACACCACGACCTCGACAGTCACGGTCACCCTGAAGGACGCCGGCGGCACTCCGGTCTCGGGCAAAGAGGTGTCCCTCTCAGGTGATGCCAGCGCGACGATCGCCACCAGCGACAACATCAGTGATGCCAGCGGTGTGGTAAGCTTCACGGTCAAGTCGGGCGCCGTCGGGACGGAAACATTCACCGCTACGGATGTGACCGACAGCAATCTGGTGATCACCGAAACCGCCAGCGTGGACTTCGAAGAAGTCGTGATGGTCGGGCCGGTGGATGCAGGGAATTCCTCCGTGGTGGCGTCGCCAACCGATGTTCCGGCCAACGGAGTCACTCCATCGACGGTGACGGTCACCCTGCGTGATGCCAGCGGATTGCTGGTCGTCGGCGAAGACGTCACCCTCAGCGGAACTCCGTCGGGCGCGACCATCAGCCCTTCCCCCACCCTGGCCACGGACGTTAACGGCGAAGCGGCGTTCACCGTAAGCTCCGGCACCATCGGCAGTGTGGACTTCAGCGCGACCTCATCAACGGACAACATCACCGTCACCCAGACCGCAGCCGTGAACTTCACCGACCCGCAGGACGCGGAGTCGTTCAACGTGAACTTCCTCGACGAAGGCCAGGCCGACTCGACCGGACTCGTCGGCGTGGTCGGGGATCCGGGTGAAACGTGGAACCAAGGCACGACCTCGGTCAGCAGCCTGGTCGACACCACCGGCACCGTGACTTCCTCGGTCAGCGTGTCGGGACTCGGCGGCGACGGCCGCACGCTCAACGCCGACCTGAACCTGTTCGACGGCGTACGAAATCTCTTCGGAAAAGGCGACGACGTCACCATTTCCATCACCGGCCTGACGCCCGACGCCGCGTACGACATCTACATCTACTCGCTCAGCCACAACGCCTCGCCATGGGGCGACATCACCAACAGCGAGCGGGGCGCGGGAGACTTCGTGACGACCAACACGGTTCTCGGAAACGGCCAATCGCAGTTCCTCGACAACGCCACGCCCGGGACCAGCGATGACGTCTTCGTGCCCAACGGCAATTACGTTTCGTTCGAGTCGATCGTCGCGGACGGATCGGGCGACATCTCGATCCTGGTCGACGCCTACGACGGCGACGGAGATCGCGGATCCGCCAGCACCCGGCTTCACGTCAACGCGCTGCAGATTCGTCCCGCCAGCGGCATGAGCGCCGACTACACGGCGTGGCGCGACGCCTACTACCCCGGCCTCGGACTACCGGATGAGGACGACGACGGGGACAAGCTGAGCAACGACTACGAGCGCACCTTCGGACTCGACCCGACGGACGGGACGTCTTCGAACCCCTACTCCGCACCTTTCGATCCCGCCACCGGGTCCTTCGGATACAGCCGGCGCACCCCATCCCTCGCCAACATGAACTACAAGGTCTGGTACACCACTGACCTCGAAACTTGGTTAGAGGACAATGCGGCCTATCAGGCGGTCTCGTCGGCGAGCGACGACGTCGAACTCACGGACGTCACGATCGACCCGAACCTGCTCGCCGAACCCCGGTTGTTCATCCAGGTCCGATCCACAGCCGTGACCGGAGTCGATCCCGAACCGTCGCTCGTCAATCTTTGGGGCTCAGGAAACACGATCACGCTTCTGTTCTCCGAGCCGATGAACGCGTCTTCCGCCTCCAACCCGTCCAATTACTCGGTAACACAGGATGGCGTCGGTGACCTCAGCGTGACGGGGGCGACAATCAGCAGCGACGGCGGCAGCGTTACGCTGACCCTCGGCTCGACGCTCGGCATCGACACCGGCTACACGGTCGATATCGACGGAGTCACCAGCGGCACCGGCCAGTCGCTCGGTCTGGTCAACCGCCAGTTCACCACTTGGGACGACGACCCGACCGGCATCAAGGTCTTCATCCTCGCCGGCCAATCCAACATGGTCGGCTTCGGCAATGTGGAAGACGGGAACACCGGTCCGGGCGCGCTGGGCAGCCTGCGCTACCTCGCGGTGAACAACGGCAGCTACCCCGAGTATGACTACACCTCGCTTCTCGACGACCCCGGCCAACCGGCCACCAGCACGTTCCGCAATCGCAGCGACGTCAAAGTCTGGTGGCGGGAGGGAGGCAACGGCAACCTTGGCGGGCCGATCAGCAAAGGCGACCTCGGCCCTCCCTACAAGGGACGCGACAGTGGCAAGATCGGTCCTGAATTCGGCTTTGGTCAGATCCTCGGCGACTTCTATCCATCGAACGACGTGCTGGTGATCAAGTGCGCGTGGGGCGGTCGCGACCTCGCCGAGAAATTCCGTCCGCCGAGCGCCGTGGCCGACCGCGGCGGCCAGGTCGGTGATTTCTACAGCGCGATCATCGACTACACCCGCGAGGTGCTCACGAACCTCGGAACCGAATTCCCGGAGTGGTCCGGACAGGGCTATGAGATCGTCGGTTTCGGCTGGCACCAGGGCTACAACGACCGGATCAGCGGACCGTTCTCCGCGGAGTACAAGGACAATCTTCCGGACTTGGTCGAGGACCTCCGGACGGTCTTCAACAAGCCGAACATGCCGTTTGTCGTCGCCAGCACCGGGATGGCTACCGGCCCTGCGGAAGCGCCCCCCTACACCGGCTACTCCGAGGTTGAGAGGGCCCAGCTCTGGGTGGCAGGCGTGACCCAGCCCGCCGCCGTTCTCAGCACCGATACCCGCCCGTTCTGGCGGGACCCGGCGGACTCTCCCGCGACTTCGGGCCAAGGCTTCCACTGGAACCACAACGCCGAGACGTTGTTCCTCATCGGCAAGGCGATGGGCGACAACATGGTCACCCTCCTGACACCCTGA
- a CDS encoding substrate-binding domain-containing protein: MSTCLLYGQVWSMSGKGFSSVTDQVSDRLRESLLEGHWRGKLPGRKRLAEELGCSQWTVEEATRRLLKEGLLVAEGAGRRHRIVLSEEVIRPRALRVAILLYEESDRKASYMVDLLHRLIAVGHEAVFAEKSMRQLGMEPESIERFVRGIEADAWVVMAGSRRVLEWFAEQPTPAFALFGRNSRVPLASISPNKGVAMVELVDRLVDLGHRRIVMLTREERRKPNPGLLEQHFLGRLEERGVPTGSYNLPDWGDRPGEFREVLDSLFEYTPPTALIVDQPSLCVAVMQHLSRLGISAPDGISLACTDPTDFFEWCSPSITHIAWDSRPFINRVAKWADNISRGKDDRRKNSSKAKLVSGGTVGPVPQTHKSVPSQAPRRSPP; the protein is encoded by the coding sequence TTGTCAACCTGCCTGCTCTACGGGCAGGTTTGGTCAATGAGTGGCAAGGGTTTTTCCTCGGTCACCGATCAGGTCAGCGATCGGCTGCGCGAGAGTTTGCTGGAGGGGCACTGGCGGGGGAAACTGCCCGGCAGGAAGCGGCTCGCTGAAGAGTTGGGGTGCAGTCAGTGGACGGTGGAAGAGGCCACGCGGCGGCTTCTGAAAGAGGGGCTGCTCGTTGCCGAGGGCGCGGGTCGCAGGCACCGGATCGTGCTCTCGGAGGAGGTCATCCGGCCCCGCGCCCTGCGGGTGGCGATCCTTCTCTACGAGGAGTCGGATCGGAAGGCGAGTTACATGGTGGATCTGCTGCACCGGCTGATCGCGGTGGGTCACGAGGCCGTCTTTGCGGAGAAGTCGATGCGCCAGTTGGGCATGGAGCCTGAATCGATTGAGCGATTCGTCCGAGGCATTGAGGCCGATGCCTGGGTCGTGATGGCAGGTTCGCGGCGGGTTCTCGAGTGGTTCGCCGAGCAGCCAACGCCGGCGTTCGCACTGTTCGGCCGCAACTCCCGGGTCCCGCTTGCGAGCATTTCGCCGAACAAGGGTGTTGCGATGGTCGAGCTGGTCGACCGGTTGGTCGATCTCGGACACAGGCGCATCGTGATGCTGACCCGGGAGGAACGCCGGAAGCCGAACCCCGGATTGCTCGAGCAACATTTCCTCGGCCGACTTGAGGAACGCGGTGTCCCGACCGGATCCTACAACTTGCCCGATTGGGGCGACCGCCCTGGAGAGTTCCGTGAAGTGCTCGATTCGCTTTTCGAATACACGCCGCCCACGGCGTTGATCGTCGATCAGCCATCGCTTTGTGTCGCCGTGATGCAGCATCTCTCGCGCCTCGGGATTTCCGCGCCCGACGGGATCTCGCTGGCCTGTACCGATCCAACCGACTTCTTCGAGTGGTGCTCTCCCAGCATCACCCACATCGCCTGGGATTCCCGACCCTTCATCAATCGCGTTGCGAAATGGGCCGACAACATCAGCCGGGGCAAGGACGATCGCCGAAAGAACTCGAGCAAGGCGAAGCTGGTGAGCGGCGGCACGGTAGGTCCCGTGCCCCAAACCCACAAATCCGTGCCGTCCCAAGCGCCAAGAAGGTCTCCGCCTTGA
- a CDS encoding toll/interleukin-1 receptor domain-containing protein: MSGLTVDAIVKLLCGASSAKPWMTSRRIAAKLGCPGKGKEVERMLLEHVREAADAGRNPKVRYSSLPSRRTLEVLWGAIRLVGDRELDNITKDDVADESLENCVAPGEADVFFSHSHRDYDDVMRIARMLIDGGISPWLAETHIGRGEHIHDEIIGALDSSQAFLLFLSPNALDSRWTGKEYDHAVSKGIPIFVVVNLDEDGMHRVYRAMLGKEPSGAGFLGKAGHHFEPMISDRNRLVRVFAYTRSDETPAGEIPDQCRIDALPQAIRERQASGDGRGG, from the coding sequence ATGAGTGGGCTGACGGTCGACGCCATCGTGAAACTGCTCTGCGGAGCATCGTCTGCGAAGCCGTGGATGACGAGTCGCCGGATTGCCGCGAAACTCGGATGTCCGGGGAAAGGGAAGGAGGTCGAGCGGATGCTGCTAGAGCACGTCCGCGAGGCTGCGGATGCCGGACGGAATCCCAAGGTTCGTTATTCGAGTCTTCCAAGTCGCAGAACTCTCGAAGTGCTCTGGGGAGCGATCAGGTTGGTCGGGGATCGGGAGCTGGATAATATCACCAAGGACGACGTTGCGGACGAATCACTGGAGAACTGTGTTGCTCCCGGCGAGGCCGACGTGTTCTTCTCGCACAGTCACCGTGACTACGACGATGTGATGCGCATCGCGCGGATGCTCATTGATGGCGGAATCTCGCCGTGGCTTGCGGAGACTCACATCGGGAGGGGCGAGCACATTCACGACGAGATCATCGGAGCCCTGGATTCGAGTCAGGCCTTCCTACTCTTCCTCTCGCCCAATGCCCTCGATTCGCGGTGGACGGGCAAGGAGTATGATCATGCCGTCTCCAAGGGGATTCCGATTTTCGTGGTCGTGAATCTGGACGAGGATGGGATGCACCGTGTTTACCGCGCCATGCTCGGGAAGGAGCCTTCCGGAGCAGGTTTCCTCGGGAAGGCTGGGCACCACTTCGAGCCCATGATCTCCGATCGCAACCGTTTGGTGAGGGTGTTCGCCTACACCCGATCCGACGAAACCCCTGCGGGAGAAATACCTGATCAATGCCGGATCGATGCGTTACCCCAAGCGATCCGGGAGAGGCAGGCTTCGGGAGACGGCCGGGGAGGGTAG
- a CDS encoding DUF6288 domain-containing protein has translation MKTTLPIALFGLLSCGPLIAAPPVLPNPDFTKGEPIPEGATKDWTLGAAGARGWMHTHRLATIQARQVYITKVAPGSPADGVLQTGDVLLGVAGKPFSYDPREEIGEALTAAEAGDGKLAVARWRAGETETVSVELPVLGSYSPTAPYDCEKSKRILEQSSEELAKRMAEPDYGQNAITRSLNALGLLATGDPKYFPVIKKEAEWAAEFSTGHMASWWYGYTLVFLSEYVMATGDESILPGLRRIAMETANGQSSVGSWGHKFARPDGRLYGYGMMNSPGVVLTIGLVLAREAGVKDPEVTEAIDRSVRLLRFYIGKGSVPYGDHAPYMAGHEDNGKCGMSAVLFDFLGDEEGAGFFGKMSTAAHGSERDEGHTGNYFNITWAMPGVSRCGPNATGAWMEEFGAWYFDLARDANGAFPHQGAPKSSGDSYKNWDATGMYLIAYAMPRKALRLTGRKPSPVPALDSKEAHRVVLDGRGFSTTNPTGAYNELPPDMLLERLRSWSPIVRERASHAIGRRKDMPVEPVIQLLDAPSVEARLGACQALAKLGGRGEPAVPKLRELLKSDDMWLRVQAAEALSAIGQPAMAAVPDLLKMIAKGPTPEDPRAMEQRFLAQSLFNTRSGLLGRSLEGVDREQLLEAVRSGLHNEDGRTRGAFSSVYSNLSFEELEPLLPAIHRAIVEKSPSGIMFDGQIQAAGLDLFSKHHVSEGIELTADYVRLMKPHGSQKQIEKVLAMLKRYGAHAQRAIPLLEKAIYYFENEEQDFPKKLSLEKAEKVRVAIGEIRAMTEKPELRELNL, from the coding sequence ATGAAAACCACCTTACCCATCGCGCTCTTCGGCCTGCTGTCTTGCGGCCCGCTGATCGCCGCTCCGCCGGTCCTTCCGAATCCCGACTTCACCAAGGGAGAACCGATCCCGGAGGGCGCGACCAAGGACTGGACCCTCGGTGCCGCGGGCGCCCGCGGCTGGATGCACACGCATCGTCTGGCGACGATCCAGGCCCGTCAGGTTTACATCACGAAGGTGGCACCGGGGTCGCCCGCCGATGGTGTGCTGCAGACTGGCGACGTGCTTCTCGGAGTTGCAGGAAAACCCTTCTCCTACGACCCGCGCGAGGAGATCGGCGAGGCATTGACTGCCGCCGAGGCCGGCGATGGCAAGCTGGCCGTGGCCCGCTGGCGGGCGGGCGAGACCGAAACGGTTAGTGTCGAGTTGCCGGTACTTGGCAGCTACAGTCCGACCGCTCCTTACGACTGCGAGAAGTCGAAACGGATCCTCGAGCAAAGCTCCGAGGAGCTCGCGAAACGGATGGCAGAGCCGGACTACGGGCAGAACGCGATCACCCGCTCGCTCAATGCGCTCGGCCTGCTTGCCACCGGCGATCCGAAATACTTCCCGGTAATCAAGAAGGAGGCCGAATGGGCGGCGGAGTTCTCAACCGGCCATATGGCGTCGTGGTGGTATGGTTACACCCTCGTCTTCCTCTCGGAATATGTCATGGCCACCGGTGACGAGTCGATCCTCCCCGGCTTGCGCCGGATCGCGATGGAGACGGCGAATGGCCAGAGCAGCGTCGGCTCTTGGGGTCACAAGTTCGCCCGTCCGGACGGACGACTCTACGGCTACGGAATGATGAATTCACCGGGCGTGGTCCTGACCATCGGTCTGGTGCTTGCCCGCGAGGCAGGTGTCAAAGACCCGGAAGTAACCGAGGCGATCGACCGCAGCGTCCGGTTGCTGCGATTCTACATCGGCAAGGGCTCGGTTCCTTACGGCGACCACGCACCCTACATGGCGGGCCACGAGGACAACGGAAAGTGTGGCATGAGCGCGGTGCTGTTCGATTTCCTCGGAGACGAGGAAGGCGCGGGCTTCTTCGGCAAAATGAGCACCGCCGCCCACGGCAGCGAGCGCGACGAGGGACACACCGGCAACTACTTCAACATCACCTGGGCGATGCCCGGGGTTTCGCGCTGCGGACCCAACGCGACCGGCGCATGGATGGAGGAATTCGGTGCCTGGTATTTCGATCTCGCCCGCGATGCGAATGGAGCCTTCCCGCACCAGGGCGCACCGAAGTCCAGTGGTGACTCCTATAAGAACTGGGACGCGACCGGCATGTATCTGATCGCTTACGCGATGCCTCGAAAGGCGCTCCGGCTCACCGGCAGGAAGCCGTCGCCGGTCCCGGCACTCGATTCCAAGGAGGCTCACCGGGTCGTTCTCGACGGGCGTGGATTCAGCACCACCAACCCGACCGGAGCCTACAATGAACTTCCTCCGGACATGCTGCTCGAACGCCTGCGGAGCTGGTCGCCCATCGTCCGGGAACGGGCCAGCCATGCGATCGGCCGGAGGAAGGACATGCCGGTTGAACCTGTCATCCAATTGCTCGACGCACCCTCCGTGGAAGCGCGGCTCGGTGCCTGTCAGGCACTTGCCAAACTCGGCGGTCGGGGAGAACCAGCCGTGCCGAAGCTCCGCGAGCTGTTGAAGTCGGATGACATGTGGCTGCGGGTGCAGGCGGCCGAGGCACTGTCGGCAATCGGCCAGCCGGCAATGGCCGCCGTGCCGGATCTGCTCAAGATGATCGCCAAGGGCCCTACCCCCGAAGATCCGCGGGCGATGGAACAACGCTTCCTTGCCCAATCCCTGTTCAACACCCGCAGCGGGCTGCTGGGCCGATCGCTGGAGGGCGTCGACCGCGAACAACTCCTCGAAGCGGTCCGCTCCGGCCTGCATAACGAGGACGGCCGCACTCGCGGCGCCTTCTCAAGCGTCTACTCCAATCTGTCCTTCGAGGAACTCGAACCGCTTCTACCGGCGATCCATCGGGCGATCGTCGAGAAATCACCGAGCGGCATCATGTTCGACGGGCAGATCCAGGCCGCCGGCCTCGATCTCTTCAGCAAGCATCACGTCAGCGAGGGCATCGAACTGACCGCCGACTACGTGCGTCTGATGAAGCCCCACGGCAGCCAGAAGCAGATCGAAAAGGTCCTGGCGATGCTCAAGCGCTACGGTGCCCACGCCCAACGCGCCATCCCCCTTCTCGAAAAGGCGATCTACTACTTCGAGAACGAGGAGCAGGACTTCCCGAAGAAGCTGAGTCTCGAGAAGGCCGAGAAAGTCCGCGTCGCCATCGGCGAAATCCGGGCCATGACCGAGAAGCCGGAACTTCGCGAGCTAAACCTCTGA
- a CDS encoding endo-1,4-beta-xylanase, whose protein sequence is MNRLLIQTIACVAWAMTTTAVPASEAPGLHPAVTAFFESEDPFVQKVVIPNIEANRKCDAVLSVVDSEGKPIDGATVSASLARHEFLFGHCDLATEQDPKQRKLLNELFHYTCPGNVTKWRAHAKTPDRQDFSKIDEVLGFCDSRGVDFEWHFLSGYHPGWLEEVDSVSEKARHQVENSKAVLQRYGDRVRFFQVINEDWRTHIDRAKVYIDQTAWFAELRKEFPDVELGVCDCWSFNTERQLPGVEELKARYPGINFISMHAHNPRQLWASPKEMYGTYDPYLNSGIKIHLTEFGIILGEITGEYRSGEWTDELLAEYFVQALATSFSHKSVRTFNFWSNYEKFTGNPLFTEEGEPNVKYRAIQSLLQDKLTTRESGATDASGRFAFRGFHGEYDLVVTLGSGTRITGKATLASDASEVRLVMDPVGRTLTPELLSQAR, encoded by the coding sequence ATGAACCGACTGCTGATCCAAACCATTGCCTGTGTCGCGTGGGCAATGACGACCACCGCCGTTCCCGCGTCGGAGGCTCCCGGGCTTCACCCAGCGGTCACGGCATTCTTTGAAAGCGAGGATCCTTTCGTCCAGAAGGTCGTCATCCCGAACATCGAGGCGAACCGGAAGTGCGACGCCGTGCTGAGCGTCGTGGATTCCGAAGGCAAGCCGATCGACGGCGCCACGGTCTCGGCGAGCCTGGCGAGGCATGAGTTTCTCTTCGGCCACTGCGACCTCGCCACCGAGCAGGACCCGAAGCAGCGGAAACTCCTCAACGAACTCTTCCATTACACCTGCCCGGGAAACGTGACGAAGTGGCGGGCGCATGCCAAAACGCCCGACCGGCAGGATTTCTCGAAGATCGATGAGGTGCTCGGCTTCTGCGACAGTCGAGGAGTCGACTTCGAGTGGCACTTCCTCAGCGGCTATCATCCGGGTTGGCTCGAGGAGGTCGATTCGGTCAGCGAGAAGGCTCGGCACCAGGTGGAGAATTCGAAGGCGGTTCTCCAACGCTATGGCGATCGGGTGCGGTTCTTCCAAGTGATCAACGAGGACTGGCGGACGCACATCGACCGTGCCAAGGTCTACATCGACCAGACGGCATGGTTCGCCGAACTGAGGAAGGAGTTCCCCGATGTGGAACTCGGAGTCTGCGACTGCTGGTCGTTCAACACCGAACGTCAGCTGCCGGGCGTCGAGGAGCTGAAGGCGCGCTATCCGGGCATCAACTTCATCTCGATGCATGCCCATAACCCGCGGCAACTTTGGGCGAGCCCGAAGGAGATGTATGGGACCTACGACCCTTACCTCAACTCCGGCATCAAGATTCACCTTACCGAGTTCGGGATCATCCTCGGTGAGATCACTGGCGAGTACCGGTCAGGCGAGTGGACCGACGAACTGCTGGCCGAGTATTTCGTGCAGGCGCTTGCGACATCCTTCAGCCACAAGTCCGTCCGGACGTTCAACTTCTGGTCGAACTACGAGAAGTTCACCGGCAACCCGCTCTTCACCGAGGAAGGGGAGCCGAACGTGAAGTATCGCGCGATCCAGAGCCTGCTGCAGGACAAGCTGACCACTCGTGAGTCGGGTGCGACCGACGCGTCCGGTCGCTTCGCTTTCCGCGGCTTCCATGGGGAGTATGACCTCGTCGTCACGCTCGGATCCGGAACCCGGATCACCGGCAAGGCTACGCTGGCAAGCGATGCATCGGAGGTCCGGCTCGTTATGGATCCGGTGGGGCGGACGCTGACGCCGGAACTGCTGTCTCAGGCGAGATAG